The genomic region gtgctaggcagagacgggctccacctaacgaagagagggaagagcatcttgcaAGCAGGATGGCtaccctagtgaggagggctttaaactaggttcaccgggggaaggagaccaaagccccgaggtaagtggggaaatgggatactgggaggaagcctgagcaggagagtgcaagaggagaagactcctgtctcagactgagaaagcaggacaatcagtgagttatcttaagtgcctatatgcaaatgcaagaagcatgggagaactggaagtcctggcacagtcaaggagctatgatgtgattggaataacagagacttggtgggataactcacatgactggagtactgtcatggatggatataaactgttcaggaaggacaggcagggcagaaaagttgggggagttgcattgtatgtcagagagcagtatgactgctcagagctctggtatgaaactgcagtaAAACCAGAGAGGCGGAGACCATgaaatggtcgagttcaggatcctgacacaagcaAGAAAGGAGAGCGGCAGAATacggactctggacttcagaaaagcagactttgactccctcagggagctgatgggcaggatcccctgggaaaataacatgagggggaaaggagtccaggagaactggctgtattttaaagaatccttattgaggttgcaggaaaaaaacatcccgatgtgtaggaagaatagtaaatatggcaggcgaccagcttggcttaacagtgaaatccttgctgctcttaaaggcaaaaaaagaagcttataagaagtggaaaattggacaaatggccagggaggagtataaaaatattgctcaggcatgcaggagtgaaatcaggaaggccaaatcacacttggagttgcagctagcgagAGATGTTAAAAgtgacaagaagggtttcttcaggtatgttagcaacaagaagaaagtcaaggaaagtgtgggccccttactgaatgagggaggcaacctagtgacagaggatgtggaaaaagctaatgtactcaatgatttttttgcctctgtcttcacgaacaaggtcagctcccagactgctgcactgggcagcacagtatggggagaaggtgaccagccctctgtggagaaagaagtggttcgggattatttagaaaagctggatgagcacaaatccatggggacGGATGcgttgcatccgagggtgctaaaggagttggcggatgtgattgcagagccattggccattctctttgaaaactccatggcaatcgggggaggtcccagatgactggaaaaaggctactgtagtgcccatctttaaaaaagggaaggaggaggatccggggaactacaggccagtcagcctcacctcagtccctggaaaaatcatggagcaggtcctcaaggaatcaattctgaagcacttagaggagaggaaagtgatcaggaacagtcagcatggattcaccaagggcaagtcatgcctgactaacctaattgccttctatgaggagataaccggctctgtggatgaggggaaagctgtggacgtgttattccttgactttagcaaagcttttgatacggtctcccacagtattcttgccagcaagttaaagaagtctgagctggatgaatggactatgagctggatagaaagctggctagatcgtcgggctcaacgggtagtgatcaatggctccatgtctagttggcagccggtttcaagcgaagtgccccaagggtcggtcctggggccggtttttttcaataccttcattaatgatctggaggatggtgtggactgcaccctcagcaagtttgcagatgacagtaaactgggaggagtggtagatacactggaggataggggtaggacacagagggacctagacaaattagaggactgggccaaaagaaacctgatgaggttcaacaaggacaagtgcagagtcctgcacttaggatggaagaatcccatgcactgttacagactagggaccaagtggctaggcagcagttctgcagaaaaggatctaggggttacagtggacgagaagttggatatgagtcaacagtgtgcccttgttgccaagaaggctaacggcattttgggctttaTAAGTAGGGTCTTTCCAGCCCTCCTTTCTTTTAGACCCCCTGAGGATATAGCAGCCACCAGTATTCTGAACAAAGCATCATATTTTCCCCAAATCttcatcagttttctgaatgaagcaTCATACTTTTCCCAAACACAAGACTATGGGGAAGCTGTGACGAGCTTATGGTgttgggagaatggtttgtcagtccttggttttttattcacaacccctagagcgcgtgctccgggtttgtgaatatGGGCATTTTCGCACACACAGTTTTCTCAGGGCTTGGAGTGGTggtggccgctgaggaactggagttgtgtttgtgtggttgGTTCTCAAAGGCTTTGATAAAGGCATcatcgagctgttgagagattttcagaaaagaaacagtgtaagccccccactgcttgtttttagatttacgcaACCCCGTGGTTCCTAACCCATTACACCTCATCATCAACcgtcacttcttaatcattcatttacctgagtgaTGTATTTTCCATTCACCTTGTCCTCCGGCGACTCCCCCGAGCTGCGTTCGCCTTCCTCCTCTAGAGGAGCGGACAATGAGAGGTGGTCACGCTCATTGGGGTGCCTCACGAGGGTTTGGGTTTCGGGTTCCAGCGTATCCatcaacagctgagtcaaagggccctcgtcGCAACtctcgctgatgtagcgcttttcccacacaagtccaaaggcctcggggctaaaacaaagtcttaCGTTCTcatgggggtggtgaaggagtccatgtctccATGATCTCCAGAGCACGCGTTCTGGGTAAAAGAGGGCCTCTTCTGCCTCGGTGCTGGGACTTAGGGGTGATGGTACTGCACTCTGACTGCAGAGGgcactgggaggagttcttagaggagtCACAGGACCCGCTCCTGGGGGTGTCACCCCGCCCTGGAACCCCCCGATTGGTCAAACCTGCTCTCAGGGCTGTCCTATGCAGCCAAAACTCATCacgattggtagagggcagtgggaggagttcttagagctGTCACACGAACCACTTCTGGACGGGTCACCCCGGCCTGGAACACCCCCCGATTGGTTAAATCTCCTCTCGGGGCGGGCCTATGGGGGTGATGCCCATCCTGATTGGtaaagggcagtgggaggagttcttagaggggtcacatgacacactttgcttccggtcatgtgtccgccatgggtgggacttccagtgacaggtggTTGGGGCTTAAGGGGTCAAGGAGCGGGTTTTGAGgggtcaaggggaggggttagtgttttattgatggtagggcccttatactactaccagacacccttggaggcccttgccttcccaaggggtggctttgtaaatttagcATCAGGTGTTCTTGAATCAGAGTCCTTGGACATTTGGGACTTCAGTTTGTTCTGAAGCTTATTGCAGGTTTTCTTGAGGCACATTAACATCCGTTTGAGAATTGTAACTTTGCTTCTTGAAGGGGATGATGTCCTAGCTCTAGAGGCCTTTGGTGACTTTGGGGGAGAACCGTCAGGACTCCCAGTTGTTTTCTCCCCAGCTTGCGAAAGCCCTGTTGTACTTGTAGCAATGGACACCATCTTTGGTTGCTTACTGGGAGCCGTTTTCCCCATTCCATCCTGCGTCTTTCTCCTGTGTGCTGGAAGGAGCCACACCACTGGCATCTTTTTGTGGTTGGATGATGCTGAAGAGTCTCCTGGAGTCCATCGCTGTGGGATTCCATGGGATCTTTCGGGCAAGtcagcacctgcagagccagctggtctCTTCCGTCGAAGCTTACTGCACTTCTTGCAGACACTAATTGGCAGCTGATCCCTGAAGAGCTTTGAATTCACAGTTCCATCGAGCCCATGTGGTTCCATGTCGTCTCGAAGaccatgcagctcagcagatgTCTCCTCCTGAGTTTTCTTACCCTTCATCTTTCCTGGATATGTCTTACGGCACTGCTGGCAGACTGAGACCTGGCCCGCCAAGGGGCGGGAGCTGCTCAACATTTCCATCAGGTGCTTCAGCTGCAGGTTGtgtgcagcctgcccagcaatgagagagtcaagggtggatcttgttagctgctcagagcctggggcCTCTGGGGCAACCTGGTGGCTTTGGGTCCTGGGAtgatctgccctgccctcacctgcctgtgcccctggccccagacaagagccttctcccaagagaaccttcctctccatgtgcagctccagcttctcttcagtccctttgGTGCCGCTCACACTGGTAAGGGGCTTTCTCAACTCGCTCCTATAGAGGTGGAGTGTGGCTGTGAGCGTCTTCTCTGCTATTGCCGTCTCTCTCACGAGGGGAGCATCTCTGTGCGACTCTCTCACCATCTTTGGGAACGCCTCCATTTGGATCTCTGAGCATTTCTGAGCAATGTGTTCCTGCAGCTTGACCACCACCGTGGGCACAAGCCTGGCCAGGATGGCATCAGGGGATGCCATGATCCTGTGGGCCTTTTGAGGCAGGGGTCCAGAGGGGCAGACACATGgctcctggattgcctgtgcacgcTGAGGGCTGGTGTTGGATCTGAGGGGCTCCGGGACCTTTGCTGGAAATCCACACTTGGGCCGATCTGTGTCTAATATCAATTGCTGCTTGGTGTCCCGCTCACCCAGCAATGGCTCCCCCGGGATGGGGGTTtgtggagctggaggcagaagagctgtgtggggtttctggggggtgaggggtaagcCCTGCTCATGCTGGAGTCTCTTTGTAGAGTCCAGTTCCTCCAGGACTTCACAGCTTAGGAAAGGGACCCTGCTCATGTTGAACTTCACCCTGGGGTCTCTGTCCGGTGGGCGCAGAGCAGGGACGTTAGGGATCATCTTGGCCAGTGACTCTGTGTATGGGGTAGGAGCCCCCAGTTGACTCTGCAGATGCTTCTGGCGGATATTGAAGTCTAAGCCACGGACTGACGTCTGGTCCAGACCCATGGTCTGCTCTCGCCGGTCTCgtctgctgtgggcaggaggcctggtgaGAGGCTGGGCTTGGATGGGATGAGCGGATCCTTCCCAGCCCCCGACAGGCATGATCTCCCCCGTGTGGCAGAGGGGCTCTGATTGAATCATGGCGGCTTCTCTCAGGGGAAAGGAGCTGGGACTCCAGAGGGCAGAGGTGGTGGATTCCCTAGAGGAGTAGGAGAACTGGCTCGTGGCAGATGTCGACACACTCGGCCtgtgggagagagcagacagggacagatgggacatggctctgctgagcaaaggcagggcttgggcacagTAGTGCAATGGGGCAGTGCCTAGGCATGCATTGCACACCACACCCCGACACAAGGACATCAGCTGGGTAACAAAGGACTGAGAGGGGGAGCTGGCACTCATTTTATCTAGAACGATAACCCCTTCGTCACACGCACATGTGCAGCACCTAGAACGATGGGGCCTTGATCATGATCAGGGATCTACTGCTATTTGAATAGAAAGATTAGCTAACAACAATTGGTTTGGGGGAGGAAGATGTGAGCATGTGGGTGTaacccttgccagaggatgttgtgaaggccaagactataaactataaaaggaattagataaattcatcaatggctattagctaaggtgggcagggatggtgtccctagtctctgtttgtctgaagctgggaatgggcgacaggggacggatcatttgatgattccctgttctggccattccctctgctgcactggcattggccagttttggaagacaggatactgggctagatgaacctttgtctgacccagtctggctgttcttatgttctaacccaCTGGAAAACTGTCCTGTTCTAATGGCTGATACCCTAGAGGCTAACAACTTACTATTGCTCCCAGTTAATGGAGTTTCTCCGGTGGTGGAGGTCTGTGCTATGGTCCTGAAAGTCCTGGCTGATGACTCGTGTTTAGGGTGTACCACGTGGTgtcccactcactgcttgtctggtGCCTACTCTGGGGATGGGATTAGCTCTCGGTGTCAATGCCCCTTCCAATTGTCGCATGTGGTCACTGTCACTCCCACAATGACCCAGACAGTTTTCCTGTTCACTGCCCCGCCGGTCCATGCCATGCCCTCGGGggctggtagggaaacctggGCCCACACTTCACActgggctccaggccagggaccctcaacccagcagttctgggctttcctctcccagcctggactgcttcctactactcctggttcccctccttgctctgggtgcaccagctccaaacactcccccctctttccagggaggggctgccctttcccagctgcagcccctgtctcttgccagcttcctggctttataggccccatCTGTTCctgccagctgagcctgcttggaatcaattccctgctccctggctcttcctgcaggtgcaccctgtggagttcatgggcctgcctggccacctgaGCCCCTTTCAgtgctgtgtggggtggacaccccctcGCAGGGTGTCATTGGATTGCTTTTTCTTTCAAACACAGCACGGGCAGGTTCTAGACAGTCGCCTGCTGGCAGATATTGCCCTACAGAAGGATTTGATCCTACTCACAACCCCAACTTGTAGTCTCTGCATTTAATTTCTGATCATCCCtcacctcactttcactggtatCTCACCTTGGAAGCTAAAGCCTCTTAGGGGCTTTTTCCCTGTTATTTTAGGATCCTGGAGTGTCTGGTTTTCATTCACTCGCCcctcccacccagaccccagACTGGTGCCCCCTGGTCAGTTGCCTTACGGTATCAGGTGTCTGGCCACGTACTGTAGATTCCTCTCAACCAGCCTGAGGCGCTGAGCCAAGCGGAGCTTCTTCGGGTGCACAGGGCAGCtgtggaacagagagagcagatagctgagtgcaggccctgccctcaggccCTCTTTTACCCAGAGGGGAGGCACCGAAAGGCTCCCTGTCCCATTCTCCactgaggcagcctcctcccctgcaataCCCGGGCCTTGGATGTTCTGGTTTGGGGTTAGCTGGATTGTTAGGTGAGCCCTGTCTAGTGCTGAGGAGGTGAGAGTGTATCCTACTGGCAGCGTGTGTGTCATGTCCCGCCCACGGAAGCTAATCAACAtataggataacagcctactatagCTGCCAACTAATACAGCTACCTCTTCAGCTCTAAGGGGTGTtttatgctgcagagctgaaggtccagggttcaaatcctgctggggGACTGGAGAAGGGGCCGTTACACAAGTGCTGCTGGATCCCTTTCACCCTTCTCACTGTACCAGAAAGGCCAGCCTTCCTCCTGATCTGTTCACCTCACCTCCCCGGGGTGCACGGGGCTGCTCTAGGAAAACATTTTCTCCCCCtcttgggaggggaggatggtccAGTCCAGTCGACACAAtctaccccccaccaccactgccccaGGTTAAATGAACTGTATGATGCGTGGGGGTGGATTAAAGATGGCAACTTCTGCTGGGTGGGGATGAATTGCAGGAGTCTAAAGGAGAAGAGTTCCTTGCGTGGTACAtaggtcggggcaggggagggattactCGGGTGGGGATGAATTGCATGACGCTAAAGGAGGGGACTGACCCACTGCAGATTGATGGAGGGGGGCATTGCTTACCATGTCTCTAGGGATGCACCAGCCTCCTCCAGCTCTTCCTCACAGCACCCAAAAGCTGCCAGAAGTGAGACATAAAGGAGACATTGAGCTGCTTGCGCACTCGTTGCTTCCTAGCACCCTAGAGCCCCAGATTTCAGGGGCAGCCTGTGAACGGAGCCCCAGCCACTGCCTCTGCACGACTCTGGGCACGACTGAGCCTTCGCAGGAagaggggggcaggtgggggaatagaccctatttctctgctttgcatggggcctgagtctgccaccgcagctgtggggtcaggggctgcttaccttttggtttctgctttttctttcgGTGTTTCCTCTTCCTCCGAAGagcctgccacacacagagaaagcagcagggttAGAAGAGAACTCCTCAATAAACCTGAGAGAACAATGAGCCAGAGGTGATTGCCATGTGGGGCCAGGGGGAAGTTTTTCTTTGTGGAAGAGTATTGCACTATGAGGCCTCCTGGGTAGGCACTGTGCTTTCCTGTGATGCAGACAATGTAGGGCACACAGCACAACCCATAACAGGGGTCACTGGAACAATCCAGGGGTTGgagaaacagggattgctggtacccggagcctgcagagtttataagcattgaaggagagagcctgcaaagttctctctcctgcagagatGACAAAACTCTGCAGGTTTTAGGATTGCAGGGTATGCAACTAACCCCAGATACCATGCACGGAATTCAGACCTTGGGGGAGAAATCCGACCTCTGAACAACAGTGTTTCCTAGATACATATTTAGGGAATGCATGCTATCGGGGTTTTATCTGCATGCATTTGGGATGGCCATGCTACTCCTGAGTGGTGAAGCCATGAATGGGTTATTCAAATGCACCCAAACAAGTGCTGATATAACCCCAATATCATCCTTAAACGGCAGCTCTTTTacaccaaacaacaacaacaacaacagtttgGCATGAGTTCAGCCCATTTGCCTGGGAGCTGCaaagtttcttgaaggtaaaccgcactgcttgcagcttaactagccaggtattcctttcacaggctagatcTTTCtcgcctgggctcagcccctgtccccctcccccacagtttaGTTCCTTTATTTCtccaggtgttttcagcagtcttccttttGGGGCAGCGAGGTGGTGGAGAAGAGCCTAGATTAACTCCCTTCCATGCCTTAGAATAGGATTTGGCTATGACAGGAATCCTTTGGCTCCCAGTTtgacccctcactccctcctaaTGGAAAAATACCACCAGTCCCAAAGGATGTCcatctgagggaactgagattgtttagtccgcagaagagaagaaggggcgggggggatttgatagccgctttcaactacctgaaagggggttccaaagaggatggatctagactgttctcagtggtggcagatgacagaacaaggagcaatggtctcaagttgaatgggggaggtttaggttggatattaggaaaaaaactttttcactagcagggtggtgaagcactggaatgggttacctagggaggtggtggaatctccttccttagaggtttttaagggcaggcttgacaaagccctggctgggatgatttagttgggaattggtcctgctttgagcagggggttggactagatacctcctgaggtcccttccaaccctggccttctatgattctatgaggtgacatgatcacatgacgctgcagtgtcaaagcagcatcccaggaaacttctcaggaaggaggaagaTTAGTATCTTCcaagtcctattgtccttcctaatggccaATCCAGGCTGATTGCCCACTGTTTGGGGGCATTCCCCCGGTGCAAGcacttttgtaattgatacagagcccatattccttgcttcagatacagaaatgatacatccatACAGATAGGATAATCCCCTTCAGTAAATcaaaacctttccaatgatatctcacataacCCATCTTGAATAAAACATACCTtggttatgccatattcatagaacaatatttctatgaagagtATGGGGCGTAATGTCACAGGGGtgaagaagcatgtggacaagggcgatccagtggatatagtgtacctgaactttcagaaagcctttaacaagttccctcatcaaaggttcttaagcaaagtaagttgtcatgggataagagggaaggtcttcacatggaccagtaactggtttaaagataggaaaccaaaggtaggaataaatggtgagtttatgaagagagataaatagcaaggtcccccaaggatctgtactgggaccagagttGTTCAACATatgcataaatgatctagaaaaggggggaaacagtgaagtggccagatttgcagatgatacaaaactaaagATCGTGAAATCCAAATCTGAATaggccctccttgttcccagatgtataactctgtgttgggctgtgtgaaaatgcattttgtttgaatgggccccatTTGCCAAACCAACTCTCCGGAActctctgtatgactgccctgtcctcatcgttatttaccattctgccaatctttgtgtcatcagtacatttttatcagcagcaattttgtatttacttccaagtcattgaaaaaaatgttgaatagcctcagacctagtactgatccctgcagagccccattagAAAAACCCACATTCGAGGAGCCCTTTGACAATTACTTTTtaagatctgtcagttagccattaGCCTGTTCTCAATCCCTTTAACCTGTGCTCCATTGATATTAAATAGTGCtgatttttaatccaaatgtTCTGCGGTACTTgtgtgcataaacaggggaatctcaagttggaggagagaggttattttacctctgtatttggcaccggTGCAACcagtgctggaatcctgtgtccagttctggtgtctaacattcaggaaggatgttgataaattgcagagggttcagagaagagccataagaatgattaaaggattagaaaacatgccttgtagtgattGACTGAGCTCCTAAAGTCTATGTCGCTACCCGGGgaagaaacaattacaaatgggctcttcaatctagcagagaaaggtctaacatgtccaatggctggaagttgaaactagacaaattcagactggaaagaaggcgtccatttttaacagtgagaggaattaaccattggaacaattgaccaagaTCATGGTggattgattctccatcactggcaatttttaaaatcaagattggatattttaataaaaggtatGCAGTAGGCATTATTGTgtggaagttctttggcctgcgttagacaggagggtcagactagaagatcccaATGGGCcaatcttgccttggaatctatgaaaaacaacaccttacacaagtctaagtttgtcacatctatgtttgacatggcccattttccataaaacgttgttaacctgctttaaatatattcccgtcctttaattctttattgattgattcccatatcagtttgatccgagcctgctgattgaaaaatacttatgTTTGGTTCCTGCATTCAGCTGTCATCAATCCAGCTTTTCTATCTCTCTAGGAATctcacttacctcagatctgGCGAGCCTCAGCACAGCATAAAAGACTACAAAGAGCAGATAGAGGAGGAGTGAACTCATTTCCccgggctcaggcactaagacactCTCAACACAGGCACTCTCAAAGCAGCAACAAGTACCCAGGCTACACCTGagggcaggttgctgctctggcatCAGGCAGGCGCTGATGTCATCTCTAGGTCACAATGGGGTTGGCCTCCTGCAATCTCCCTCTAGTCTGTGAGGTGTCAATGCTGTACTTagatcaggagatgggatggggcAACTGCCCAAGTGGGCTGAACTCAGAATAAAGCAGGAGAGAGGGCATCAGGTTTCCCAGGAAAACCCTGGGTCTTTTCCGAGCTCTATGACTCTCAAGCCCTTAGGCAAGGGACATTTTTTTCCCTACTTGTGGGAACTCCTAAAACCCTTGTGACTGAGGCAGAATCTCCCAGCCTGAAGTGAGAAGCAGCCCTGAAGTGATTCTCTAGTGCTACCAGTGCAGAAAAACGTTCATGGTATCACCAGCCCAAGCATTCCAACACCATGagttgggccccaccaaaatcatgagattggcttcaaaataatgagatcttcaaaaaacattcatctggggacctcttcatttgccttctggtatcTGAGCCGCTAGGGTGCACTCAAGTCAtgttctccagcttctctttgcAATCACGAGGGCTTAAAATTggctaacaaataaaataaaataaaataaaataaaataaaataaaataaagagcagagattctcagataaatcacttgactccagcagtgggcgctttaagaaaagcaccctatATCATAAGATAATAAAGAGCCCTAACTCCTATCTAGCATGttcaatcagtagatctcaaagcatgttacaaaggaggtctgtagcattagcccccttttcgagatgggaaattgaggcacagagaagagcaGTGACT from Mauremys mutica isolate MM-2020 ecotype Southern chromosome 3, ASM2049712v1, whole genome shotgun sequence harbors:
- the LOC123366087 gene encoding uncharacterized protein LOC123366087; translation: MSSLLLYLLFVVFYAVLRLARSEALRRKRKHRKKKQKPKAFGCCEEELEEAGASLETCCPVHPKKLRLAQRLRLVERNLQYVARHLIPPSVSTSATSQFSYSSRESTTSALWSPSSFPLREAAMIQSEPLCHTGEIMPVGGWEGSAHPIQAQPLTRPPAHSRRDRREQTMGLDQTSVRGLDFNIRQKHLQSQLGAPTPYTESLAKMIPNVPALRPPDRDPRVKFNMSRVPFLSCEVLEELDSTKRLQHEQGLPLTPQKPHTALLPPAPQTPIPGEPLLGERDTKQQLILDTDRPKCGFPAKVPEPLRSNTSPQRAQAIQEPCVCPSGPLPQKAHRIMASPDAILARLVPTVVVKLQEHIAQKCSEIQMEAFPKMVRESHRDAPLVRETAIAEKTLTATLHLYRSELRKPLTSVSGTKGTEEKLELHMERKVLLGEGSCLGPGAQAGEGRADHPRTQSHQVAPEAPGSEQLTRSTLDSLIAGQAAHNLQLKHLMEMLSSSRPLAGQVSVCQQCRKTYPGKMKGKKTQEETSAELHGLRDDMEPHGLDGTVNSKLFRDQLPISVCKKCSKLRRKRPAGSAGADLPERSHGIPQRWTPGDSSASSNHKKMPVVWLLPAHRRKTQDGMGKTAPKEEGERSSGESPEDKVNGKYITQYLFSPSYEVSSCEFINDETACVSWKLAKDQYSVSGNTNVFIACFTTAYARLELYNLLDRLQERCLYHDTDWRII